The following coding sequences lie in one Trichoderma breve strain T069 chromosome 1, whole genome shotgun sequence genomic window:
- a CDS encoding vault protein inter-alpha-trypsin domain-containing protein: MFRYNNPNALPTCGIYIMVDNDIKFLPIVSLDVHTSIVASTSRTVLTQTFVTTGTSLKNVKYVFPLYDGVSVVGFECTIGSRVIKGVVKEREEAKQEYQAAVASGKIAGLLEQSLEASDVFSTSLGNIPSRAKSVKVEITYLGELKHDAQVDGLRFTIPTKLAPRYGQHSMTGSNTFQGGKHITITVDTDMSSGSAIKSIQSPSHPISVNIGTLSTATSDTPSLQKAHATLSQGSAELDRDFIIQIVATDLGDPIAVLETHPTIPNQRALMATLVPRFNLPMEMTEVVFLCDRSGSMGGGQKIPNVVDALKIFLKSMPVGIKFNICSFGSHYEFLWERSMTYEEGSLETAMNHVSGFSANFGGTEMYRPMEDVFKRRYKDLNLEVILLTDGEIWSQEALFNLINTQVSESKGAVRVFTLGVGTDVSHALIEGVARAGNGFAQTVGENEKMDRMLIRMLKGALTPHVTDYTLEIKYENNDASAEENDDDFEVIERVMDAMTLEVPSSGQAEESGTQQSQQPISLFDQSVQDTDLEMSGTSNSVKAKLPPLTVPRYLQAPFQIPPLFPFNRTSVYVLLSDSTPNCQPKSVILKGTSLHGPLSLEIPIATLTEKGTTIHQLAARKATRELEDGRGWIFHVKNQDGKLLQEQFDGQFSDMVKREAVRLGTQYQVSGKWCSFVAIQDTDSNARTGEEGEENNDDGDEEDDDGDEETDDFEELSFGGIAVPGAPGVPAQKKKARRGPLQTARKSTGGKAPRKQLASKAARKSAPSSAARGKLLGKGAVKRQRVASSQAQGQPPMVQQAPIQRTRQQTAQLQMIQQQQQQQQMAQRQQMMAQGMMVGGRPPLTAAQMSYSSIGSQNRMSRQTPQQEMEQHNQYQAQQQALMQARMQEWAQSQAGAGGLPQSTTRSGRPFGLSATAMGGGFGASSSGGLFGSSSSPSSSGGLFGSANSSAFAQQPTSGGPFDLDNSEIDVLSTLSALQTFSGNWMWNSSLEAILGVDALSATVKIQLPGWYNQHMDVLATLCAVVFLKKKLASEKDSWELLVQKAEDWLRVKTGVDVLALEKEVEEKLWPN; encoded by the coding sequence ATGTTTCGATACAATAACCCCAATGCCCTCCCCACTTGTGGCATCTACATCATGGTCGACAATGATATCAAGTTTCTCCCCATCGTGTCTCTTGATGTTCACACTTCCATTGTTGCCTCAACCTCTCGGACTGTCTTGACCCAGACGTTCGTCACCACAGGTACCTCCCTCAAGAATGTGAAATATGTCTTCCCCCTCTATGATGGCGTCTCTGTCGTGGGGTTTGAATGCACCATTGGGTCGCGCGTGATCAAGGGTGTTgtgaaggagagagaagaagccaagcaGGAATACCAGGCTGCTGTAGCAAGTGGCAAAATCGCGGGCTTGCTCGAGCAGTCTTTGGAGGCATCCGATGTCTTCAGCACCTCGCTCGGTAATATCCCCAGCCGCGCTAAGAGTGTCAAGGTTGAGATTACATATCTGGGAGAGCTGAAGCATGATGCTCAGGTGGATGGACTGCGCTTCACCATTCCCACCAAGTTGGCTCCGCGATATGGACAGCATTCCATGACTGGTAGCAACACTTTCCAAGGTGGAAAACACATCACCATTACGGTTGATACTGATATGTCTAGTGGTTCGGCCATCAAGAGCATTCAGTCGCCGTCTCATCCGATCTCTGTCAATATCGGCACCCTTTCCACCGCAACATCTGACACACCGTCTTTACAGAAAGCCCATGCGACTCTGTCCCAAGGATCAGCAGAGCTAGACAGGGATTTCATCATCCAGATTGTCGCCACCGATCTTGGTGATCCAATTGCGGTCTTGGAAACGCACCCTACGATTCCAAACCAGCGGGCTTTAATGGCGACGCTTGTCCCTAGGTTCAACCTACCCATGGAAATGACTGAAGTTGTCTTTCTGTGTGATAGAAGCGGAAGCATGGGAGGTGGACAAAAGATTCCCAACGTTGTTGATGCTTTGAAGATTTTTCTAAAGTCTATGCCTGTTGGAATCAAGTTCAACATTTGCAGCTTTGGATCTCACTATGAATTCCTATGGGAGCGTTCCATGACATACGAAGAAGGGTCATTGGAAACAGCCATGAACCATGTCAGTGGGTTCTCAGCCAACTTCGGCGGTACAGAAATGTACCGGCCGATGGAAGATGTATTCAAGCGACGGTACAAAGATTTGAACCTCGAAGTGATTTTGCTCACTGACGGAGAGATTTGGAGTCAGGAAGCCTTGttcaacctcatcaacacCCAAGTGTCTGAAAGTAAAGGTGCTGTTCGAGTCTTCACACTGGGCGTGGGAACAGATGTCAGCCATGCCCTGATTGAAGGTGTCGCTCGCGCAGGCAATGGCTTTGCTCAGACGGTGGGAGAAAACGAAAAGATGGACAGGATGTTGATCCGAATGTTAAAGGGGGCTCTGACTCCTCACGTTACAGATTACACGCTTGAAATCAAGTATGAAAATAATGATGCCTCGGCAGAAGAGAATGATGACGACTTTGAAGTTATCGAAAGGGTCATGGACGCGATGACCTTGGAAGTACCCTCCTCGGGACAGGCGGAAGAAAGTGGCACTCAACAATCCCAGCAACCTATCTCTCTGTTCGACCAGAGTGTTCAAGACACCGACTTGGAGATGTCTGGTACCTCTAATTCGGTCAAGGCGAAACTTCCACCCTTGACTGTTCCTCGATATCTCCAAGCCCCATTTCAAATCCCCCCTCTTTTCCCATTCAATCGCACGAGTGTCTATGTCTTACTCTCAGATTCGACACCAAATTGTCAGCCTAAGAGTGTTATACTCAAGGGCACCTCTCTCCATGGTCCACTGTCATTGGAAATTCCCATTGCGACTCTCACGGAGAAAGGTACTACCATTCACCAGTTGGCAGCACGAAAGGCCACCAGAGAGCTCGAAGACGGTCGCGGTTGGATATTCCACGTCAAGAATCAGGATGGCAAGCTGTTGCAAGAGCAGTTTGACGGCCAATTCAGCGACATGGTAAAGAGAGAGGCGGTCCGTCTGGGTACGCAGTATCAAGTCAGCGGCAAGTGGTGCTCATTCGTTGCCATCCAGGATACTGATAGCAATGCCCGCacgggagaagaaggcgaggagAATaacgatgatggcgacgaagaagatgacgacggagatgaagagacggACGACTTTGAGGAGCTCTCGTTTGGTGGAATCGCAGTTCCGGGAGCCCCGGGAGTCCCTGCtcagaaaaagaaagctcGCCGGGGTCCTCTCCAGACTGCGCGCAAGTCTACTGGTGGTAAGGCTCCGCGTAAACAACTTGCCTCAAAGGCTGCCCGAAAGTCCGCAccgtcttctgctgctcgtgGTAAACTTCTCGGAAAGGGTGCCGTCAAACGGCAAAGAGTTGCCTCTTCACAGGCTCAGGGGCAACCTCCAATGGTTCAGCAGGCTCCTATTCAACGAACTCGGCAGCAAACGGCACAGCTACAAATgatacagcagcaacaacaacaacaacaaatgGCACAGCGACAACAGATGATGGCACAGGGGATGATGGTGGGGGGGAGGCCACCGCTGACTGCAGCACAGATGTCGTATAGTAGTATCGGTTCCCAAAACCGAATGTCACGGCAGACGCCGCAACAGGAGATGGAGCAACATAATCAGTACCaggcgcagcagcaggcgcTGATGCAGGCGCGGATGCAGGAGTGGGCACAAAGTCAAGCAGGGGCTGGAGGGCTTCCACAGAGCACAACGCGCTCTGGCCGTCCATTTGGCTTATCCGCGACTGCTATGGGAGGCGGTTTTGGTGCTAGTTCTTCCGGTGGTTTGTTTGGTAGTTCCAGTAGCCCTTCCTCTTCTGGTGGCTTGTTCGGTTCTGCGAACAGTTCTGCTTTTGCGCAACAACCGACGAGTGGAGGCCCCTTTGACCTCGACAACAGCGAAATCGATGTGCTGTCAACGTTGTCTGCTTTGCAAACTTTTTCTGGCAATTGGATGTGGAACTCCAGTCTCGAAGCCATTTTAGGAGTTGACGCATTGTCTGCAACTGTGAAGATTCAGTTACCTGGTTGGTATAACCAACATATGGATGTGTTGGCAACGCTTTGTGCAGTGGtgttcttgaagaagaaactggcGTCTGAAAAGGACTCTTGGGAGCTGCTTGTGCAAAAAGCAGAGGATTGGCTGAGGGTCAAGACAGGTGTAGACGTGCTGGCGTTAGagaaggaggtggaggaaaAGTTATGGCCAAACTGA
- a CDS encoding tRNA synthetases class II core domain (F) domain-containing protein, protein MAPASADPAGDLALQVLQALANTDQILSTEAFPSVPFETLKASLDRLSSRSMVVYEQIERQEAILEAEAEEIVQHGSHEARVFEAVHKALGGLSISDLETAIGDKNVTKVGQGKAFREKWIKKDDNKLVALVDSIEDVTRSQLRFIKETKSHDSKIIADLKKRKLITTAKVISFKISKGPKFALEIVKEETDLTADMLASGAWKTANFKPYNFKALGGHQVSGALHPLNKMRHEFRQIFFETGFTEMPTNQYIETGFWNFDALFVPQQHPARDLQDTFYISDPKTAGRPGPVSADDKQNYDEYFENVKQVHENGKYGSIGYRYPWAEEESLRLVLRTHTTSVSAAMLHKLAAKKGPDGRVPPVRYFSIDRVFRNEAVDATHLCEFHQVEGVIADYGLTLGGLMEFFETFFAKMGLTDLKFKPAFNPYTEPSMELFSYHKGLKKLVEIGNSGMFRPEMLEAMGLPKDLRVYGFGLSLERPTMIKYAISNIRELLGHQVDLNFIERNAAVRLDKD, encoded by the exons ATGGCTCCCGCATCCGCTGACCCAGCCGGCGATCTCGCCCTCCAGGTGCTCCAGGCATTGGCCAACACCGACCAGATTCTCTCCACCGAGGCCTTCCCCAGCGTGCCCTTTGAGACCCTCAAGGCTTCTCTGGACCGTCTTTCCTCACGGTCCATGGTAGTCTACGAGCAGATTGAGAGACAGGAAGCGATTCtagaggccgaggctgaggagattgTCCAGCATGGAAGCCACGAGGCCCGCGTCTTTGAGGCCGTGCACAAGGCCCTTGGTGGTCTCTCCATCTCAGACCTGGAGACCGCAATCGGCGACAAGAATGTTACCAAGGTTGGCCAAGGAAAGGCCTTTAGGGAGAAGTGGATCAAGAAGGACGACAACAAGCTTGTCGCGCTG GTCGACTCTATTGAGGACGTAACGAGATCGCAACTCCGCTTCATTAAGGAGACCAAGTCGCACGACAGCAAGATTATTGCGGACCTGAAGAAGCGAAagctcatcaccaccgcaaAGGTCATTTCCTTCAAGATCTCCAAGGGACCTAAGTTTGCGCTAGAGattgtcaaggaggagacGGATTTGACGGCCGACATGCTGGCGTCTGGAGCGTGGAAGACGGCCAACTTTA AGCCATACAACTTCAAGGCCTTGGGCGGGCACCAGGTCTCTGGAGCTCTTCACCCTCTCAACAAGATGCGACACGAGTTCCG ACAAATCTTCTTCGAGACTGGCTTCACAGAAATGCCTACCAACCAGTACATCGAGACTGGTTTCTGG AATTTCGATGCTCTTTTCGTCCCTCAA CAACACCCTGCCCGTGATTTGCAAGATACCTTTTACATCTCCGACCCCAAGACAGCTGGCCGCCCCGGTCCCGTCTCCGCCGACGATAAACAAAACTACGACGAGTACTTTGAGAACGTAAAGCAGGTGCACGAGAACGGAAAATACGGCTCCATCGGCTACCGATACCCGTGGGCAGAGGAGGAGTCATTAAG ACTTGTTCTTCGTACTCACACCACATCCGTTTCGGCTGCCATGCTGCACAAATTGGCGGCGAAGAAGGGACCTGATGGTCGCGTTCCTCCTGTTCGCTACTTCTCTATCGATCGCGTTTTCAG AAACGAGGCTGTTGACGCAACACATCTGTGCGAGTTCCACCAGGTAGAAG GTGTTATTGCCGACTACGGATTGACCCTTGGAGGTCTGATGGAGTTCTTCGAGACCTTCTTTGCCAAGATGGGTCTGACAGA TCTCAAATTCAAGCCAGC TTTCAACCCCTACACAGAGCCTAGTATGGAACTTTTCAGCTACCACAAGGGCCTGAAGAAGCTTGTAGAG ATTGGCAACAGTGGCATGTTCCGACCGGAAATGCTCGAGGCCATGGGCCTGCCCAAGGATCTGAGAGTGTACGGCTTCGGCCTCAGCTTGGAGAGACCGACCATGATCAAGTACGCCATTTCAAATATCCGTGAGCTGCTTGGTCACCAAGTAGACTTGAACTTTATCGAGAGGAACGCCGCCGTGCGACTGGACAAGGATTAG
- a CDS encoding short chain dehydrogenase domain-containing protein — protein MSSWAIVGATRGIGFEFVKQLSSDSKNTVIALIRSQATAGQLNELAATRKNIHIIETDISSLSRLEETANSISKVTNGSLDVLIYNAYSAGTDEAKLLPPSAFHGNEAAFKREIDESLSVNLFQAVYTINALLPLVEKSQQKKIIYISSGIGDIPTTRATEMPNLLGYSVSKAAGNILIAKYAVELKAKGIRTLAMSPGWVETDAARDISNSPEAFQWMLSSFQKMDPRVKGMISTEESVKAQLSVIGSLDEKLSGAFVSHRGNDKDWF, from the exons ATGTCTTCCTGGGCTATTGTCGGAGCCACTCGTGGCATTGGA TTCGAATTTGTCAAGCAATTG TCCTCTGATTCCAAGAACACGGTTATCGCTTTGATTCGAAGCCAGGCTACGGCTGGTCAGCTGAATGAGCTGGCTGCAACTCGCAAGAATATCCACATCATTGAAACAGACATTTCTAGCCTCTCCAGGCTCGAAGAGACTGcaaacagcatcagcaaGGTCACCAATGGCAGCCTGGATGTTCTGATCTACAACGCGTACTCTGCCGGAACTGACGAGGCCAAGCTTTTGCCGCCTTCCGCCTT CCACGGAAATGAAGCTGCTTTCAAGCGAGAAATCGACGAATCT TTGTCTGTGAATCTCTTCCAGGCTGTGTATACGATCAATGCACTGCTCCCTTTGGTCGAGAAGAGTCAGCAAAAGAAGATTATCTACATTTCATCAGGAATTGGCGATATCCCTACCACCCGCGCCACCGAAATGCCCAACCTTCTTGGATATTCCGTGAGCAAGGCCGCCGGAAACATTTTGATTGCCAAATACGCAGTCGAactcaaggccaagggcatCCGGACCCTCGCTATGAGCCCTGGTTGGGTGGAAACCGACGCTG CTCGGGACATTTCCAACTCGCCTGAGGCCTTCCAGTGGATGCTCAGCTCGTTCCAGAAAATGGACCCAAGAGTCAAGGGCATGATCTCGACTGAAGAATCTGTCAAGGCCCAGTTGTCTGTTATTGGTTCTCTTGATGAGAAGCTTAGCGGCGCGTTTGTTTCTCACCGCGGTAACGATAAGGACTGGTTTTAG